The genomic interval CTGTCTCTGTTCCAACCTCTCATTTTATAAAGCCCGATCTAGACCACTCTTGACTAAATAATTATAGAcctttctctatctatctacattAAAAATACGATCTAAGATTTTGGAAAAAGTTGTTTTCAAGAAATTTGAGTATGAACAACTTATTTGGAAACCTCCAGTCGGGCTTCTGCCCACTTCACAGCACGAAAACGACTTTATTGAAAATCCGTAATGACCTTCTGTTGGCTGACGGTGAATGCTCTATCCTAGTTCATTTGGATCTCAGTTCTGTGTTTGATCATAGCATCCTTGTTGACTGGCTGGAGAGGTGGGTGGGAGTCTCCGGCGGTGCCCTCGACTGGTTCAGCTCATATCTTTTGTGGCAGATGTTTCTCAGTGAGAATGGGTGTTTCCGTATCGTCCCCGGCACCTATTCACTATGGTGTCCCCTCGGGTCAATTCTGAGACCAATCCCCCCCCTCCCCATGTATATCCTCTCCCTTGGTGACATCATTCGCAGCTTTCAGTTTCGCTGCTATGCAGATGAGACACAGCTCTATTGACAAAGACCCAGTGACCAAGCTAGCGCAGTGACCAAGCTAGCGCAGTGACCAAGCTAGCGCAGTGACCCGTCACCAGTGTCTTGCTGACAACCAAATGTTGAATGTCTGacaattttgtattttattttttttataattaAATTTTAAAAATTCAGCTCAATGATCTGTGGTGGTTCTATTTGACAGCCTGACGTGCTGGAACTCAGATTGTAAATAACCTCTGTTCATTTGTCCACAAATCTCCCTACGAGCCAGGATGCAGCCAGAGATTCTCTGGCAGGGCACTGTTGACCATTCCAAGGTCTTTAGGTTGATGGCGAAAAGGAGGCGTGGCTTTAGGACCCCTGGACTTAGTAGGAGTGGTCTGCCAGAGGAGATCAGTGCTGATCGTTGCTGAAGAGacacttttttttaaacatttattttttatgaaGATGCTTTGCATATCTGTTTTTAATTAGCTATCCTTTTGTTTACCTATTTTTGTTAGCACTTTTATTTGATGTGAAGCACTTTTGTTACTTGTATTGAAAAGCGCTGTATCAATaaagtttattattattattactgtagaTGACACTAACACATCAATTCAAGGCCTTCTACTCTCTCTCAACTCAGCATGCCCCCctgcccccactctctctcttgaCCCAGACATCAACCTGAACTCTCCCAACAAGGGCCTGGGCCCTGCAGGAGGAGCAGACCCTCGGACTGATGTCCCCGTGGAGTGCGGAGCCGTGGGGGTATCCTCCATCAACACGCTACCCCCGGGGCTCAcagaggaggaggctgaggagatcCGCTCCGAGCTCGTCAAGGTATGGTTCTGTCTGCCGGTGTCTGTCGGCTGGAATCAATATAGGCCGCGTGTTCTGTCTGTTGTCCCTGTGCTCTAATCTGATCACAACCCTTTTTGACTGAGTTTGATTTACTAATAATCGGTCCCACGGACATTTGAGTGGAACCTTTTTGTTTCAGACAAGGGTAATGTTCATAACTAGGTTTGGCCCAGCCAGTGGTTGACCGCTCTGGTGTGTTGCTGTCAGGTGGAAGAGGAGATCAGCACCCTGAGACAGGTGCTCCTGGCCAAAGAGAAGCATTCTGCTGAGCTAAAGAGGAAGCTGGGGCTGAGCCCCCTCAACGAGCTCAAACAGAACCTCACCAAGGGATGGCAGGATGTCCAGACCTCTAATGCGTAAGTAGAAGAAGATCCTTTAAAAATTTGAGaccttacatttaaaaaaaaaaatgtatctgtaatattcttcTTCTTAGGTtgttaaaataacatcaagttATCGCTTGCAGTAACGTCAGGCAATCGATTGTTCTAGACGCTCTCTGCTGTTCCGTTCTATCCTTCTGGCCTGGTCAGGGCTTTTAGTAGTGGCCCTGTGAGTGCGGGCCCCCTGTGATCCGTAGGCTTTTACAATCACGTCCGTCTACTTCGACCCCTGACCCTACTCAAATATTCCTTTTGCCGTTTATGATGACTCGTTCTGTAACTCAACTGTAAGTTCAACGTTCAAACGGCCCCGTTGCGTTTTATATAAGTAGCATGAttcaaatcaaaatgttattggtcacatatacacatggttagcagatgttaatgcgagtgtagcgggaaaaaatgcttgtgcttctagttataTTCTAGCATATCATCGTAGCATCTTTTAGATTTTGAGTGAAGAAGCCATTTTAAATCGAGGCTTCTAAATTCTAAATCCTGTTTTCAGTCTTAAAATGCCACATATATTATCAAGTCAAAATAGAGGAAGCAAaaacctttttatttatttttttgatgTTGATAGTGAAGGTGTATCAGTCAGCATCAGTGATTGAAGTTTCTGAAGTAGCCTTAGTTAATGgattctcttcctcctcctcagatATAAATATTTAAATTAAGCTGATGTTTTTATCCAaagagacctacagtacagtgagtgcatacatttaaaaaaatatatatatttatttttttgtatatgtggaattgaacccacaaccttttAGCGTTGctagcatcatgctctaccaacagagGACTCGCCAGATATATCTTAGCACGACAAAACCTAAGCATACTGAATGCCTGATTTCTACTGTCGTGCTGGCCAGGCTACGTTTCTGGAGCCAATCTGGAAAGTTAGTGCTGAGCGATTTTAGTGCTTTTTTTTAATGTTCAGTTAATATATATTAATTATAATcatggctctctctgtcttttgctctctctgtcttttgctctctctgtcttttgctctctctgtcttttgctctctctgtcttttgctctctctctgtcttttgctctctctgtcttttgctctctctgtcttttgctctctctgtcttttgctctctctgtcttttgctctctctgtctttcgctctctctgtctttcgctctctctgtctttcgctCTCTGCCATGCTTTAACGTGCCAATGTTGGTTTGCCAAATAGTTGCTGTCTATCCTCGACTAACCCCGTATAGTCCCTTCTGTCAGACTAGATCTCTTCTGCTTGGGGAAACTTCAAAGCCTGCTGTGTGAGACTGGGGAAATGGCTTGTTGTACTCCACTGAGGGAGCTCAAGCTCTAGATCCATCTCTTTTCCCTTTTGGATGGGTGGCTAACTGGcaatgactctctgtctctcttcttctatcacttcctgtTTCCCTGTGCTGTATTTCCTGTTAACACCCAGGATGTCACCTTGCTTTAAGGTGACATCCTCATTCCCACTTCCTCTGAACCAACAACTTAATATCTCTGATAGTTTTATAACTAGGTTTGGTCGCTCTCCCTATGTTCATAACATCCTTCTCTCGTCCTGGTATTGAAGGTATTACTGGCTTAGTACACGAGGGGGCGCCAAAAACAACCCAAATGCCCACTGGGTGTTAATTATCAGAATGCAGAAACAAAATTTAACACGAGTAATGGCAAATTTACATGAAGGCTGCTAGATAAATATGCCAACGACCGCAAACTAAAATAAACAAATTGCAAAAACAGGAAATCCCATCTATATATATAGGTATGAGTTACCGAATGTAATTTGTggtgagtttggacatttacaagcAAATGTGAACGAGAGacattgtgcaaatgaacaaCGTTTTGAAGCACGCTTGTCTGAAGGAAGAACAGCAGtggctctggagcagcatgtgaacacactgtctgtgtggagtctggagtcGCTAGGGCAACGGGCCTACCTGCGCTACTCTGAGAATGGGAGGGGGGAGGccgagaagggagaggagagaaaaacgCAAAGAAATCAAGATGGTGGCAGCTGTACAAATAACTCATCCAAAGGACTTTGACTTCTCAGACACGGCAGCAAGTTACCACTGATGCCCAGTCACCTTATTTTAAATTCAGCAACGTAACACGACACCTTATGTTTAAGTTGCTAGTTAACACAGaattccattttttatttttttaacagcATAGAAATATCTTGCTGTGTTTTTGTAAACGTAGATTTAAAATGCTTATTGTAATTTCTGCTTGGCATCAGACTAATTTTGTGCTTCGGTTGCACTTCTCCACTTGGATGAGAATTCACCAAAAGGCATTCTACCAGCAGAgaacactctgatgtggagctactgttctccatcattctatcagcagagaacactctgatgtggagctactgttctccatcattctatcagaaggagctactgttctccatcatgcTATCAGCAGAgaacactctgatgtggagctactgttctccatcattctatcagcagagaacactctgatgtggagctactgttctccatcattctatcagaaggagctactgttctccatcatgcTATCAGCAGAgaacactctgatgtggagctactgttctccatcattctatcagcagagaacactctgatgtggagctactgttctccatcattctaccaGCAGAgaacactctgatgtggagctactgttctccatcattctaccaGCAGAgaacactctgatgtggagctactgttctccatcattctaccaGCAGAgaacactctgatgtggagctactgttctccatcattctaccaGCAGAgaacactctgatgtggagctactgttctccatcattctaccaGCAGAgaacactctgatgtggagctactgttctccatcattctaccaGCAGAgaacactctgatg from Oncorhynchus keta strain PuntledgeMale-10-30-2019 chromosome 27, Oket_V2, whole genome shotgun sequence carries:
- the LOC118372004 gene encoding tumor protein D54-like isoform X5 gives rise to the protein MDVGQACPPAPTLSLDPDINLNSPNKGLGPAGGADPRTDVPVECGAVGVSSINTLPPGLTEEEAEEIRSELVKVEEEISTLRQVLLAKEKHSAELKRKLGLSPLNELKQNLTKGWQDVQTSNAYKKTQETLSVAGQKTTAAFSTMGTALSRKLGDMRALPFSNSFSSNYSIRHSISMPAMRNSPTFKSFEDKVGNIKYKVVGARGNGEAVQSPTDTNPVQDNAPF
- the LOC118372004 gene encoding tumor protein D54-like isoform X6; translated protein: MDVGQACPPAPTLSLDPDINLNSPNKGLGPAGGADPRTDVPVECGAVGVSSINTLPPGLTEEEAEEIRSELVKVEEEISTLRQVLLAKEKHSAELKRKLGLSPLNELKQNLTKGWQDVQTSNAYKKTQETLSVAGQKTTAAFSTMGTALSRKLGDMRALPFSNSFSNYSIRHSISMPAMRNSPTFKSFEDKVGNIKYKVVGARGNGEAVQSPTDTNPVQDNAPF
- the LOC118372004 gene encoding tumor protein D54-like isoform X3, which codes for MDVGQACPPAPTLSLDPDINLNSPNKGLGPAGGADPRTDVPVECGAVGVSSINTLPPGLTEEEAEEIRSELVKVEEEISTLRQVLLAKEKHSAELKRKLGLSPLNELKQNLTKGWQDVQTSNAYLTASATLDEIARSEAYKKTQETLSVAGQKTTAAFSTMGTALSRKLGDMSSNYSIRHSISMPAMRNSPTFKSFEDKVGNIKYKVVGARGNGEAVQSPTDTNPVQDNAPF
- the LOC118372004 gene encoding tumor protein D54-like isoform X9, with product MDVGQACPPAPTLSLDPDINLNSPNKGLGPAGGADPRTDVPVECGAVGVSSINTLPPGLTEEEAEEIRSELVKVEEEISTLRQVLLAKEKHSAELKRKLGLSPLNELKQNLTKGWQDVQTSNAYKKTQETLSVAGQKTTAAFSTMGTALSRKLGDMRNSPTFKSFEDKVGNIKYKVVGARGNGEAVQSPTDTNPVQDNAPF
- the LOC118372004 gene encoding tumor protein D54-like isoform X7; translated protein: MDVGQACPPAPTLSLDPDINLNSPNKGLGPAGGADPRTDVPVECGAVGVSSINTLPPGLTEEEAEEIRSELVKVEEEISTLRQVLLAKEKHSAELKRKLGLSPLNELKQNLTKGWQDVQTSNAYLTASATLDEIARSEAYKKTQETLSVAGQKTTAAFSTMGTALSRKLGDMRNSPTFKSFEDKVGNIKYKVVGARGNGEAVQSPTDTNPVQDNAPF
- the LOC118372004 gene encoding tumor protein D54-like isoform X8 — protein: MDVGQACPPAPTLSLDPDINLNSPNKGLGPAGGADPRTDVPVECGAVGVSSINTLPPGLTEEEAEEIRSELVKVEEEISTLRQVLLAKEKHSAELKRKLGLSPLNELKQNLTKGWQDVQTSNAYKKTQETLSVAGQKTTAAFSTMGTALSRKLGDMSSNYSIRHSISMPAMRNSPTFKSFEDKVGNIKYKVVGARGNGEAVQSPTDTNPVQDNAPF